One genomic window of Psychrobacillus sp. INOP01 includes the following:
- a CDS encoding dimethylarginine dimethylaminohydrolase family protein: MSKFQHVIAKTPGKSYVEGLTTSDLGKPDYEKLLVQHEAYVEALKKCGVEVTLLSASEEFPDSTFVEDAAVLTSEFAVVTNPGAESRNGEIVEIESALKKFYKKFHYIKSPGTLDGGDILQADNKFYIGISERTNEEGARQLKEILEGEGFEATIIPLQKFFHLKTGIAYLGNNKMVVAGEFVDHPVFNSYDKIIITNEDEYSANCIRVNDYVIIPEGYSETKRKINEAGYETIELDMSEVRKQDGGLSCLSLRF, translated from the coding sequence ATGAGTAAATTTCAACATGTAATCGCTAAAACGCCAGGTAAAAGCTATGTAGAAGGATTAACAACTTCAGATCTTGGGAAACCGGATTATGAAAAACTATTAGTACAGCATGAGGCTTATGTGGAAGCATTAAAAAAATGTGGAGTGGAGGTAACGCTGCTTTCAGCAAGTGAAGAATTTCCAGATTCGACGTTTGTAGAAGATGCTGCAGTGTTGACATCTGAATTTGCTGTTGTTACAAATCCGGGAGCGGAATCTAGAAATGGAGAAATCGTTGAAATTGAAAGCGCTTTAAAAAAATTTTATAAGAAGTTTCATTATATAAAATCACCTGGAACACTTGATGGTGGAGATATTCTTCAAGCGGACAATAAATTCTACATCGGAATTTCTGAACGTACCAATGAAGAAGGTGCCCGCCAGTTAAAAGAAATTCTAGAAGGCGAAGGTTTTGAAGCAACAATCATCCCGTTACAAAAATTCTTCCATTTGAAAACTGGTATCGCTTATTTAGGGAATAACAAAATGGTCGTTGCAGGTGAATTTGTCGATCATCCAGTTTTTAATTCATACGACAAAATCATTATTACTAATGAAGATGAATACTCAGCAAACTGTATTCGTGTAAACGATTATGTAATTATTCCAGAAGGGTACAGCGAAACAAAACGCAAAATCAACGAAGCTGGCTATGAAACAATTGAACTTGATATGTCTGAAGTTCGCAAGCAAGACGGCGGTCTTAGTTGCCTATCACTGAGATTCTAA
- a CDS encoding dimethylarginine dimethylaminohydrolase family protein, translated as MSYNSSMYKKLERVIVKHPNEAFISQEHLSDQWKTFNYLQEPNFEEAVREYKSFIEILEKHVSEIDYLPKSDKVGLDSIYAHDPVKFTPAGAIILRSGKKLRQPEAAIYKDFLQEKEIPIIGELTGEAVSDGGDIVWLDDKTLAVGRGYRTNDEAIRQLKEITAPYVDEFIVVQLPHDQGEEECLHLMSFISMVDKDLAAVHSPLMPVFFRQLLIKRGIQLVEVPKAEYDNLGCNVLALAPRVCVIVEGNESTKQQLLDAGATVYEYKGREISVLGTGGPTCLTSPVIRN; from the coding sequence ATGTCTTATAACTCATCTATGTATAAAAAGCTAGAGCGAGTAATTGTAAAACATCCGAACGAAGCTTTTATTAGTCAAGAACACTTATCAGATCAATGGAAAACATTCAATTATCTCCAAGAACCAAATTTTGAGGAAGCTGTTCGTGAGTATAAATCATTCATCGAGATTTTAGAAAAGCATGTCTCAGAAATCGACTATTTGCCAAAATCGGACAAAGTAGGTTTAGATTCTATTTACGCGCATGACCCAGTGAAATTTACGCCAGCTGGTGCCATTATTTTAAGGTCAGGTAAGAAATTAAGACAGCCTGAAGCAGCCATTTATAAAGATTTTTTACAAGAAAAAGAGATTCCGATTATTGGAGAGTTAACTGGTGAAGCAGTATCAGACGGTGGAGATATCGTCTGGTTAGATGATAAAACTCTTGCAGTGGGTCGCGGATATCGTACAAACGACGAAGCAATTCGCCAACTAAAAGAAATAACAGCTCCATACGTAGATGAGTTCATCGTTGTACAGCTTCCACATGATCAAGGAGAAGAAGAATGTTTACATTTGATGTCTTTCATTAGCATGGTTGATAAAGATTTAGCAGCGGTGCATTCACCATTAATGCCGGTATTTTTCCGTCAGTTACTAATTAAGCGTGGTATTCAATTAGTGGAAGTACCAAAAGCAGAATACGATAATCTTGGATGTAATGTACTAGCGCTTGCACCTCGTGTTTGTGTAATAGTCGAAGGCAATGAATCGACCAAACAGCAATTGCTTGATGCAGGAGCAACAGTTTATGAATACAAAGGACGAGAAATCAGTGTATTAGGTACTGGTGGTCCAACATGTCTAACAAGTCCAGTCATTAGAAATTAA